Proteins from a genomic interval of Deltaproteobacteria bacterium:
- a CDS encoding branched-chain amino acid ABC transporter permease, with product MSYFFQLVISGVVVGSIYALSALGFVLIYKSSRVLNLAHGQIIASGAFIAYALTVFVGIHIVISFLLSMVITFFLAMSVERVFLRRLIGEPIISVIMVTIGLMSIIDGIIYLTPFGAGNFSFPEFLPKAPVTFGGVSISWTQLVGVVITFIMIGAFTWFFKASTVGISMRAVSDDQFASMSIGISVPRVFGLAWATAGLSAAAAGGIIGNITGLNFNVLHSFGIIVFPVVIVGGLDSIVGAIVAGIIMGLIQQFAAGYLDGHWGLNGTADVLPYVILLIILLFKPHGLFGIHEIERV from the coding sequence ATGAGTTATTTTTTTCAACTTGTCATCAGCGGGGTCGTGGTGGGCTCCATTTATGCCCTTTCGGCACTGGGGTTCGTGCTGATCTATAAATCCAGCCGTGTCTTGAACCTCGCCCACGGTCAGATTATCGCCTCCGGGGCCTTCATTGCCTATGCCCTGACCGTGTTTGTAGGCATTCACATCGTGATCTCCTTTCTCCTGAGCATGGTGATCACCTTTTTTCTGGCCATGAGCGTGGAGCGCGTGTTCCTGCGCCGATTGATCGGCGAACCCATCATCTCGGTGATCATGGTGACCATCGGGTTGATGTCCATAATCGACGGCATTATCTACCTGACGCCCTTTGGCGCCGGCAACTTTTCATTTCCGGAATTTCTGCCCAAGGCACCCGTTACCTTTGGGGGGGTATCGATTTCATGGACCCAGCTGGTGGGGGTCGTTATCACCTTTATTATGATCGGCGCCTTTACCTGGTTTTTCAAGGCCTCCACCGTGGGCATCTCCATGCGGGCCGTGTCCGACGACCAATTTGCCTCCATGTCCATCGGCATCTCCGTTCCCCGGGTGTTCGGACTGGCCTGGGCCACGGCCGGCTTGAGTGCGGCCGCAGCCGGCGGCATTATCGGCAACATCACCGGCTTGAATTTTAACGTGCTGCACTCCTTTGGCATCATCGTCTTTCCGGTGGTGATCGTGGGAGGGCTGGACTCCATTGTCGGGGCCATCGTGGCCGGCATCATCATGGGCCTGATCCAGCAGTTCGCCGCCGGCTATCTGGATGGCCACTGGGGGTTGAACGGAACCGCCGACGTTTTGCCCTACGTTATTTTACTGATCATTCTGCTGTTTAAACCCCATGGCCTTTTCGGTATCCATGAAATTGAGCGGGTGTAG